A part of Diachasmimorpha longicaudata isolate KC_UGA_2023 chromosome 11, iyDiaLong2, whole genome shotgun sequence genomic DNA contains:
- the LOC135167449 gene encoding facilitated trehalose transporter Tret1-like, with translation MEIHNKKDTKQWPQYLAAITGTISLAITGSHIGWTSPSLPYLKSNASSIPLSSDDASWIASFYLLGTIPGSLIAALIVDRYGRKASLLLSGLPLLTGWILIIVARKPYILYASRFISGVGQGVVYVVCPMYIGEIADKNIRGTLGSFIKLMVTFGELYAHAIGPFVRYEYLAYSCAVIPLLFFVTFAFMPESPYYLMMKNDRAGAARNLQQLKQYSDSPENNEALEENLDQIAKTVIRDMTNRGHLWDLFDTKGNRRAVIISFGLQIVLQFSGLAAIESYTQEIIGESDSGLSPGIVVIILSVVQLIAGIGAALLVDRLGRRPLLLITTFFSGVSLTIAGMFYFFKFFLKMDKELRDIGWVLDVSVICYELSVALGLSPLSYMMLGELFPTNVKGIAVSLASLWASLLAFIVSKMHQVITDNWGIYTSLGGFGASCFVGIIFIFFWVPETKGKSLFEIQEELNCSKTERNKRREKAATIEDGVFTDMHVSNVF, from the exons ATGGAGATACATAACAAGAAAGACACGAAGCAGTGGCCACAGTATCTCGCAGCTATAACTG gtACAATATCCCTGGCGATAACTGGTTCGCACATCGGTTGGACATCTCCGAGTCTTCCCTATCTAAAATCTAATGCCTCATCAATTCCCCTGAGCTCAGATGACGCCTCCTGGATTGCCTCCTTTTATCTCCTAGGCACAATCCCAGGAAGTTTGATCGCAGCCCTTATCGTAGATCGATATGGCCGTAAGGCTAGTCTTTTGCTATCAGGCTTGCCCCTGCTAACCGGCTGGATTCTAATAATCGTCGCTCGGAAGCCTTACATTCTCTATGCATCTCGATTCATCAGTGGCGTTGGCCAGGGGGTGGTCTACGTCGTTTGTCCTATGTACATCGGAGAAATAGCAGACAAGAACATACGCGGCACCCTGGGTTCATTCATCAAGCTGATGGTAACCTTCGGAGAACTTTACGCTCACGCCATCGGTCCATTTGTACGCTACGAATATCTTGCCTATTCTTGCGCTGTTATCCCCCTCCTCTTTTTCGTAACCTTTGCCTTTATGCCGGAATCCCCGTATTATCTCATGATGAAGAATGACCGAGCGGGAGCTGCTAGGAATCTCCAACAACTGAAGCAGTACAGTGATTCTCCAGAGAATAATGAAGCCCTCGAGGAGAATCTCGATCAAATCGCCAAGACAGTCATCAGGGACATGACCAACAGGGGACACTTGTGGGATCTCTTCGACACCAAAGGCAATCGAAGGGCTGTAATCATCAGTTTTGGACTTCAGATTGTCCTTCAGTTCTCTGGACTGGCCGCTATAGAATCCTACACTCAGGAGATCATCGGTGAGAGCGACTCGGGATTGTCACCAGGAATCGTGGTGATAATTCTGAGTGTAGTTCAATTGATCGCCGGCATCGGTGCTGCTCTTCTCGTCGATAGACTTGGCAGAAGACCTCTTCTCCTCATCACCACTTTTTTCTCCGGAGTCTCCTTAACAATCGCCGGCATGTTCTACTTCTTCAAATTCTTTCTGAAGATGGACAAGGAATTGAGGGACATTGGATGGGTTTTGGACGTTTCAGTTATATGTTACGAGTTGAGTGTTGCTTTGGGCTTGAGCCCTTTGTCATACATGATGCTTGGAGAATTATTTCCGACTAATGTCAAAGGCATTGCTGTATCACTAGCATCACTCTGGGCTTCCTTACTGGCATTCATAGTTTCGAAGATGCATCAAGTGATTACCGATAATTGGGGGATTTACACTTCTCTGGGAGGATTTGGTGCTTCTTGCTTTGTcgggattatttttatattcttctGGGTTCCGGAGACAAAGGGTAAGTCGTTGTTTGAGATTCAAGAGGAGCTCAATTGCTCCAAAACAGAGAGGAACAAGAGGAGAGAGAAGGCGGCTACTATTGAAGACGGGGTCTTCACTGACATGCATGTCAGCAATGTTTtctga
- the LOC135167453 gene encoding tetraspanin-13 translates to MCGSFTCSKNALTALNILYIVVAFILIGVAVYGRASALVTNLPIIGGILACGVILILISILGLIGAVKHHQVLLFFYMLILFLLFLVQFSIACACLAVNTKQQEELAEQGWKRVGPHIKEQVQTTFTCCGFNSSMGAIDDPAMINPSCDVVNKMCCPDPSLDPDCSCKPCMEKLQSTIDYAFKLCGGIGLFFSFTEVIAAFLARRYRNQLDPDGKAARSLFPRLNYVQ, encoded by the exons ATGTGTGGCAGTTTCACGTGCTCCAAAAATGCTCTGACAGCATTAAATATTCTTTACATT GTTGTAGCATTTATCTTGATTGGCGTTGCTGTCTATGGAAGGGCATCAGCCCTTGTGACTAATCTTCCCATCATCGGGGGAATTCTTGCCTGCGGAGTTATTCTAATTCTCATATCAATACTGGGACTCATTGGAGCGGTCAAGCATCATCAAGTGCTTCTTTTTTTT TATATGCTCATTCTCTTCCTATTGTTCCTGGTTCAGTTCAGCATCGCCTGTGCATGTCTTGCTGTTAATACTAAGCAACAGGAGGAATTGGCGGAGCAG GGATGGAAACGCGTTGGTCCCCACATCAAAGAGCAAGTCCAGACAACATTCACGTGCTGTGGATTCAACAGTTCGATGGGAGCAATCGATGATCCCGCTATGATCAACCCTTCATGTGACGTCGTAAAC aaaatgtgCTGTCCAGATCCTAGTCTCGATCCAGACTGTTCGTGCAAACCCTGCATGGAAAAACTTCAATCGACGATCGATTACGCATTTAAACTCTGTGGAGGCATTGGTTTGTTCTTCAGCTTCACTGAG GTAATCGCTGCATTTTTGGCGAGACGCTATCGCAATCAATTGGATCCTGATGGAAAAGCTGCGAGATCTTTGTTCCCCAGACTCAATTATGTTCAGTGA
- the LOC135167448 gene encoding exonuclease 3'-5' domain-containing protein 2: MFRHSVLKAIRVLLNVFNLSLSFCISTSSIYLLFVKILNMIFACVTAGLLYLATKYHDNVFRSVKSICHSIVSQHDNEELKNHKKSVLPITKIILADSPEKCDYAVQRIRSNLCHGVLGFDCEWVKEGRISLLQLATHNGVCALFRIGKIGYVPPKLKELLSNNCILKVGVASFEDGRKLTNDYGCRVYGTVDLRTLADGLGIPSRKSLAAMCVQYLGIELEKIIEVRCGDWDADTLTDEQMAYAAYDAIASVLVYREMQRIVKRKRSPLRNLILYLKSLYHRRYHQAPHYIHQVPPDLMDIKYRATPETPSSPEANNNNNFTKNKNVPTSNPQKLSSIPTRKEPLYHNCYLQAPDGEILCTCDRKKAEWYVTKGLGVTINESPLTVRLNFEPSGRALGQVGQYYTQVKVNQCVVCGAQDKFIKKNVVPREYRKYFPLVMKAHQSHDVLLLCPMCHEISNRHDLDLRRHLASLCDAPLSRLLPPSKTDLNHHKRKLMSAVKALRDPSVPLPPHRRQQLEACVLEYTSPNSPILQCDPEVEVPLKSSRIELTGSVSSPPLQARVTPHGLKVVEHFTNSHNGLVALETMWREHFLTNMRPKFLPKLWSVRHNQERLEIRQTQNRIEPQDAKVAGLTR, translated from the exons ATGTTTAGACATTCAGTTTTAAAAGCAATCCGCGTGCTTCTCAACGTATTCAATCTCAGTCTATCGTTCTGTATATCCACCtcaagtatttatttattgttcgtaaaaatattaaacatgATATTTGCCTGTGTCACCGCGGGACTTCTCTATCTCGCCACAAAATACCACGACAATGTATTTCGAAGTGTTAAAAGTATCTGTCACAGTATAGTTAGCCAACATGATAATGAAGAGCTCAAGAATCACAAAAAATCCGTTCTTCCAATCACGAAAATTATATTAGCTGATTCACCAGAGAAATGCGACTACGCTGTTCAACGTATTCGAAG caATTTATGCCATGGTGTACTCGGTTTCGACTGCGAATGGGTGAAAGAAGGACGGATTTCTTTATTACAACTTGCCACTCACAATGGAGTATGTGCTCTATTCAGGATTGGGAAAATTGGATATGTACCACCTAAACtcaag GAATTATTGTCAAACAACTGCATTTTGAAAGTCGGTGTAGCCTCCTTCGAAGACGGTAGGAAGCTGACAAACGACTACGGGTGTCGAGTGTATGGAACGGTTGATCTTCGCACACTAGCCGACGGACTAGGCATTCCTAGTAGGAAGAGCCTAGCTGCAATGTGCGTCCAATATCTGGGAATTGAACTCGAGAAGATAATCGAGGTGAGATGCGGTGATTGGGACGCTGATACTCTAACTGATGAACAGATGGCTTATGCTGCGTACGATGCAATTGCATCGGTACTCGTTTATCGAGAGATGCAACGAATAGTGAAACGCAAGCGTTCTCCTCTCCGCAATCTTATCCTCTATCTAAAGAGTTTATATCACCGTCGCTATCACCAAGCGCCACACTACATCCATCAAGTCCCTCCAGACTTAATGGACATAAAGTACCGAGCTACCCCAGAGACGCCCTCAAGCCCTGAGGCAAATAACAACAACAATTTCACAAAGAACAAAAATGTTCCCACCTCAAATCCTCAGAAGCTGAGTAGTATACCAACGAGAAAAGAGCCCCTTTACCATAACTGTTACTTGCAAGCACCGGATGGTGAAATTCTCTGCACATGTGATCGTAAAAAAGCCGAGTGGTACGTGACCAAGGGCCTAGGGGTGACAATCAACGAGTCACCTCTCACAGTAAGACTGAACTTCGAGCCTTCAGGTAGGGCTCTAGGTCAGGTTGGCCAGTATTACACGCAAGTTAAAGTAAACCAATGCGTGGTCTGCGGTGCCCAGGACAAATTCATTAAGAAGAATGTTGTCCCAAGGGAATACCGCAAGTACTTTCCCCTCGTGATGAAGGCCCATCAGTCCCATGACGTCTTACTTCTGTGCCCCATGTGCCACGAAATCAGTAATAGACATGATTTGGATCTGAGGAGACATCTGGCATCGCTCTGCGATGCTCCATTGTCAAGATTATTGCCTCCATCGAAGACGGATCTCAACCATCACAAGCGAAAATTGATGTCAGCTGTGAAGGCTCTCAGGGATCCCTCGGTACCATTACCTCCTCATCGTAGGCAACAACTTGAGGCTTGTGTTCTTGAATACACTTCACCAAATTCACCCATCCTTCAGTGTGATCCTGAGGTCGAGGTTCCCCTGAAGTCAAGTCGGATTGAGTTGACTGGATCTGTGTCGTCACCGCCCTTACAAGCGAGAGTGACACCACACGGTCTGAAAGTTGTCGAACACTTCACCAATTCCCATAATGGACTCGTCGCTCTAGAGACAATGTGGAGAGAACACTTTCTCACCAATATGAGGCCTAAGTTTTTACCAAAATTATGGTCTGTTCGTCATAACCAGGAACGTTTGGAGATTAGGCAAACGCAGAATAGAATTGAACCACAAGATGCCAAAGTCGCGGGTCTGACTAGGTGA
- the LOC135167454 gene encoding mitochondrial import inner membrane translocase subunit Tim16, producing the protein MAKYIAQIIVLGTQVVGRAFARALRQEIAASQEAAKRAGGGSQGVKRAAANAKTGLSLEEALRILNVERPDQKELIEKNYKYLMEANDRAKGGSFYLQSKIVRAKERIDDELQHSHKTTDPEPAKDETK; encoded by the coding sequence ATGGCAAAGTACATAGCCCAAATAATAGTGCTAGGCACTCAGGTAGTGGGAAGAGCATTTGCGCGAGCATTGCGTCAGGAAATAGCGGCGAGTCAGGAGGCAGCCAAGAGGGCTGGAGGTGGATCTCAAGGGGTTAAGAGAGCAGCAGCCAATGCCAAGACTGGACTCTCCCTGGAAGAGGCCTTGCGAATTTTGAATGTCGAGAGGCCAGACCAGAAGGAACTTATAGAGAAGAATTACAAATATCTCATGGAGGCAAACGATCGGGCAAAGGGTGGCTCATTCTATCTTCAATCCAAAATTGTGAGGGCGAAAGAAAGGATAGACGACGAACTCCAACACAGTCATAAAACAACGGATCCAGAGCCTGCCAAGGACGAGACCAAATGA